One window of Streptomyces sp. FIT100 genomic DNA carries:
- a CDS encoding pRL2-8 — MQTPPGECPQCWQHAHDRRAHRHLGPREDCPQCVDHMINGHPYIVPKKPSRWW, encoded by the coding sequence ATGCAGACGCCTCCGGGTGAGTGCCCGCAGTGCTGGCAGCACGCCCACGATCGGCGCGCACACCGTCATCTCGGGCCCCGGGAGGACTGTCCGCAGTGCGTGGACCACATGATCAACGGCCACCCGTACATCGTGCCCAAGAAGCCGTCTCGGTGGTGGTGA
- a CDS encoding RRQRL motif-containing zinc-binding protein: MSPAFGKCYDPSGTLHGIPTYPWRYAPDGLATRRQLRARGLRPGGQPIAAQLMRLSCRRKNGVSVAYLYRIDRAKPVRPMTSRKWGALALAMLARRTCPKCRVVYGYCLPTSLGMCLLCASPNPCGSPRST; encoded by the coding sequence ATGTCCCCCGCCTTCGGCAAGTGCTACGACCCGAGCGGCACGCTCCATGGCATCCCGACCTACCCGTGGCGCTACGCCCCGGACGGGCTGGCCACGCGCCGGCAGTTACGGGCCCGCGGTCTGCGCCCGGGGGGTCAGCCGATAGCGGCTCAGCTCATGCGCCTCTCGTGTCGCCGCAAGAACGGCGTGAGCGTCGCCTACCTGTACCGGATCGACCGTGCGAAGCCGGTGCGTCCGATGACCTCGCGCAAGTGGGGAGCGCTCGCCCTGGCGATGCTCGCCCGCCGCACCTGCCCCAAGTGCCGCGTGGTCTACGGCTACTGCCTGCCGACCTCGCTCGGCATGTGCCTGCTCTGCGCCTCCCCCAATCCCTGCGGATCCCCGAGGAGTACGTGA
- a CDS encoding DUF2637 domain-containing protein: MNRAGKTLLVLALVVVVGMAFRVSWNALRDVATAVGADATGATLYPFVVDGLMALALVATLVLTDRADKRFALRVLAAYTAASLVLNFVHGLVPELHGESVDWTRLADWDPVNWLLVLLATSLPVGSIYFGSDLVAKVLHHRPAPISAPTANAEESTETVRNQSRADLVGSTPEAITPNVKPLPRAVAVGFLKSTLPAKSLPAIQSSPVQPIELGAVAAESTRPRRTTGRVPEAARTPRPKRTPDELLDEARKATADWPDDKLTAEGIRRTVRTSPVNARMLRDTLLAERATVGAVA; the protein is encoded by the coding sequence ATGAACCGCGCCGGAAAGACGCTGCTCGTCCTCGCGCTGGTCGTCGTGGTCGGCATGGCATTTCGCGTCTCGTGGAACGCGCTGCGGGACGTGGCCACGGCGGTCGGTGCGGACGCGACCGGAGCCACCCTGTACCCCTTCGTGGTCGACGGGCTGATGGCCCTTGCCCTGGTCGCCACGCTCGTCCTGACCGATCGGGCCGACAAGCGGTTCGCGCTGCGGGTCCTGGCCGCGTACACCGCCGCTTCGCTGGTGCTGAACTTCGTGCACGGCCTCGTCCCGGAGCTTCACGGCGAGTCGGTCGACTGGACACGGCTGGCCGACTGGGACCCGGTCAACTGGCTACTCGTCCTGCTCGCCACGTCGCTGCCGGTCGGGTCGATCTACTTCGGGTCCGACCTCGTGGCGAAGGTGCTGCACCACCGCCCCGCCCCGATCTCGGCCCCGACCGCGAATGCGGAGGAATCTACCGAGACCGTGAGGAATCAGTCTAGGGCTGACCTCGTGGGATCGACCCCAGAGGCGATCACGCCGAACGTGAAACCGCTGCCCCGGGCGGTAGCCGTCGGGTTCCTGAAGTCGACTCTCCCGGCCAAGTCACTTCCGGCGATCCAGTCGAGCCCAGTGCAGCCAATCGAGCTGGGTGCAGTGGCTGCCGAGTCGACCCGACCGCGCCGGACCACGGGCCGCGTGCCCGAGGCAGCGCGCACGCCGCGCCCGAAGCGGACCCCGGATGAGCTGCTGGACGAGGCGCGGAAGGCCACGGCCGACTGGCCCGACGACAAGCTGACCGCTGAGGGCATCCGTCGCACGGTCCGTACCTCGCCCGTGAACGCACGGATGCTGCGGGACACCCTGCTTGCCGAGAGGGCGACAGTTGGGGCGGTGGCGTGA
- a CDS encoding DUF6284 family protein, which produces MEYIAARQAAVTAAVDSIDREPTAAELDAIEREMPVILAGVDLLDAQIITLDRIPSELDQRRIRRARRRVLAARRELANRLSSGEVA; this is translated from the coding sequence ATGGAGTACATCGCTGCACGTCAGGCGGCCGTTACCGCGGCCGTCGACAGCATCGACCGCGAGCCGACGGCCGCGGAGCTGGACGCGATCGAGCGGGAGATGCCGGTCATCCTGGCCGGCGTCGACCTGCTCGACGCGCAGATCATCACCCTGGACCGCATCCCGAGCGAGCTGGACCAGCGGCGGATCCGCCGCGCCCGCCGCCGGGTGCTCGCTGCCCGCCGCGAGCTCGCCAACCGCCTCAGCTCGGGGGAGGTGGCGTGA
- a CDS encoding GntR family transcriptional regulator — MAAQADNRAPYARIAAHYAELIGSGQLQPGTLLPSIKNLSEQWSVSTATAEKALRKLRNEGLVRGIHGIGTEVLDQPGPMSSGSQRQDRGHRTGSSWGSGERSDSHQAAVVSAPLAVAQALDIEPGSDVIRRRRVYRDRHGIVAHSTSWIPARYGKLIPQLARSERLTGGTSLQLIAAATGRPISHRIDTASARLLTAEDAQLLELDPDDPPTEPVVVMTAKFLDIDSSVVEYGVDLGGPGRTWRTESEIPQ; from the coding sequence ATGGCCGCTCAGGCCGACAACCGAGCGCCGTACGCGCGCATTGCCGCCCACTATGCGGAGCTGATCGGTTCCGGTCAGCTCCAGCCTGGGACGCTTCTGCCGAGCATTAAGAACCTCTCGGAGCAGTGGAGCGTGAGCACCGCGACCGCCGAGAAGGCGCTGCGCAAACTCCGCAACGAGGGGCTAGTCAGGGGGATTCACGGGATCGGAACAGAGGTTCTGGATCAGCCAGGCCCGATGTCTTCGGGATCTCAGCGCCAGGACCGGGGCCACCGCACCGGGTCGAGCTGGGGGTCAGGGGAAAGGTCTGACTCTCACCAAGCCGCCGTTGTATCTGCGCCTCTGGCGGTGGCCCAAGCGCTGGACATCGAGCCTGGCTCCGACGTCATCCGCCGGCGCCGTGTTTACAGAGACCGGCACGGCATCGTTGCGCACAGTACGTCATGGATTCCTGCTCGGTACGGAAAGCTGATTCCCCAGTTGGCCAGGAGCGAGCGCTTGACTGGAGGTACCTCGCTCCAGCTCATCGCTGCGGCGACGGGCCGACCGATCAGCCACCGGATCGATACCGCCTCGGCACGCCTCCTCACGGCAGAAGACGCCCAGCTACTGGAGCTTGACCCCGACGATCCGCCGACCGAACCGGTGGTCGTGATGACCGCGAAGTTCCTCGACATCGACAGCAGCGTTGTGGAGTACGGCGTCGACCTGGGAGGGCCAGGCCGTACCTGGCGAACGGAATCGGAGATCCCGCAGTGA
- a CDS encoding ATP-binding protein, with protein sequence MTVPDDTLVSVLEDRLGALLKARCTGRLTPDAEAEMATISRTLTGRLLPPRPPRCVLMAGLPGSGKTTLSRALVARGYVRLCPDEEMYRRHGVYGVDFPRGTFPTLERPVLEDVALELRERLHAGHDVVVDHGFWTPEDRNRWRAIVTDAGATPVLVHLEASHDELWSRINKRNESHAHDANSIYFSESDLQRYRTRFVPPGADEPHLTYDGDPSTTIAALEAAHS encoded by the coding sequence GTGACGGTGCCTGACGACACCCTTGTGAGCGTGCTCGAAGACCGCTTGGGCGCACTCCTTAAGGCCCGCTGCACGGGCCGACTCACCCCAGACGCCGAAGCCGAGATGGCTACCATCTCCCGGACCCTGACCGGAAGGCTGCTGCCTCCACGCCCGCCGCGCTGCGTCCTCATGGCCGGTCTTCCCGGCTCTGGTAAGACCACGCTCTCCCGCGCCCTCGTCGCTCGCGGTTACGTACGCCTCTGTCCAGACGAGGAAATGTATCGGCGCCATGGCGTGTACGGGGTGGACTTCCCCCGAGGCACGTTCCCCACGCTTGAGCGTCCAGTCCTTGAGGATGTGGCGCTTGAGCTACGGGAGCGACTCCATGCCGGGCACGATGTCGTGGTCGACCATGGCTTCTGGACTCCGGAGGACCGGAACCGATGGCGAGCCATTGTCACCGACGCCGGCGCAACTCCTGTGCTTGTTCACCTCGAAGCAAGCCACGATGAACTCTGGTCAAGGATCAACAAGCGCAACGAGTCCCACGCGCACGATGCCAACTCAATCTACTTTTCCGAGAGCGACCTTCAGCGGTACCGAACCCGCTTTGTCCCTCCCGGAGCGGACGAACCGCATCTCACATATGACGGCGATCCTTCAACCACGATCGCAGCACTGGAAGCCGCTCACTCCTAA
- a CDS encoding DUF5677 domain-containing protein, with the protein MEEMFAEYVARALHDSGTQEVAESAAMEKARTSVEPFIEKLGAQVAIHALQNMASIRANRRVDRGFMKRLQRRYGRAFMAYTIMMACAHEAGEALASKGSSGLSEERAASFEVLIRLHAKACRVSGEVSALLINGYPEGALARCRTLHEMAVIAGAIGDCIDDAQNGDLALRYLEHEVIAVHQSARQHQKDHQALGVEPLGQDYLDELEALYDAALAKYGTEFKREYGWAKKYCPDANFRALEAKVRMGHMRAYYQLASNEVHSGSRGLSLNFTDFRGQVAMRVGKTNVGLTEPASMALNSLYQVTVVLLIKGLPDCADLTGLITMKALDELREQAAKFFYDATLEIRSDEARIYQRSGS; encoded by the coding sequence ATGGAGGAAATGTTCGCCGAGTATGTGGCAAGGGCGCTGCACGATTCCGGGACTCAGGAAGTTGCAGAGAGCGCAGCGATGGAAAAGGCCCGGACTTCGGTTGAGCCCTTCATAGAAAAACTTGGAGCCCAGGTCGCTATCCATGCGCTGCAGAACATGGCCTCGATCCGAGCCAATAGAAGGGTTGACAGGGGGTTTATGAAGCGATTGCAGCGGAGATACGGCCGCGCCTTTATGGCGTACACAATCATGATGGCCTGTGCTCATGAAGCTGGCGAAGCACTGGCGTCGAAGGGCTCGAGTGGTCTTAGTGAGGAGCGAGCTGCCTCCTTTGAGGTATTGATTCGCCTGCACGCCAAGGCTTGCAGGGTGTCTGGAGAAGTCTCTGCTTTGCTCATCAATGGCTATCCCGAAGGGGCGCTTGCGCGATGTAGGACGCTTCACGAAATGGCCGTAATCGCGGGTGCTATCGGTGATTGCATTGATGACGCGCAGAACGGGGACCTTGCACTTAGGTACTTGGAGCACGAGGTGATTGCTGTTCACCAGAGCGCTCGGCAACATCAGAAGGACCATCAAGCCCTCGGTGTGGAGCCTCTAGGGCAGGATTATCTAGATGAACTAGAAGCCCTCTACGACGCCGCATTGGCGAAGTACGGAACTGAGTTTAAGCGGGAGTACGGATGGGCGAAGAAGTACTGTCCGGACGCCAATTTCCGCGCACTTGAGGCCAAGGTGCGCATGGGACACATGCGCGCTTATTATCAGTTGGCAAGTAATGAGGTCCACTCCGGATCAAGAGGGCTGAGCCTGAACTTCACTGATTTCAGGGGCCAGGTGGCGATGCGGGTCGGTAAGACGAACGTGGGACTCACCGAACCTGCTTCGATGGCCCTCAACTCGCTATATCAGGTCACTGTCGTGTTGCTGATCAAGGGGCTCCCTGATTGCGCTGATCTCACGGGGTTGATCACAATGAAAGCGTTGGACGAATTGCGAGAGCAGGCAGCAAAATTCTTCTACGATGCCACCCTAGAAATCCGAAGCGATGAAGCGAGGATTTATCAGCGGTCAGGTAGCTGA
- a CDS encoding ATP-dependent endonuclease: MIFNSIRITDFRSIADSGDLPLGPITLIIGRNNAGKSSLLRALYLLQDGSEIRKTDIRVGFSSARILLSSIADIPLQNVSPAGIKDNVTENQIQVTTRGKGVELYGNRDGAGYYLQRSRGVAPGNLIYPVFSGRAQRSNGSQVDVASAHAVWPHDANIVARVAMLATAQFPEALQFRQLCRDVLGFDINVIPGEHGQYLGIQVDRFSSINIDAMGTGVASVLNLIVSLCGAKGKLFLIEEPENDLHPHALKALLAAVLKASEFNQFVITTHSSIVLTRLGSPESTVVLHASADGGIPPSTSYEVVSTSAERVDVLQELGYEVSDLYLSDGWMIFEESSAERLVRQYLIPWFAPGLRGMRTVAAGGTSRVEPLVIDFVEMLLFSHLEPMYRHRAWVVVDGDTSGQKVVSQLERKFSNWPSSRFSFWSNSKFEDYYPSRFQKRVAEVFIEQDKARLRAEKKRLLDDLLDWIAEDEEVARAEFEAAAHEVISYLRSVEEEVIGMGRPRSASASD; this comes from the coding sequence ATGATCTTCAACTCAATTCGGATCACGGATTTCAGGTCAATCGCAGACAGTGGGGACCTACCCTTGGGTCCAATAACATTGATAATCGGCAGGAATAATGCCGGAAAATCCTCGCTTCTGCGTGCGCTCTACCTGTTGCAAGATGGTTCCGAAATTCGAAAGACTGACATTCGCGTCGGCTTCAGCAGTGCAAGAATATTGCTATCGAGCATTGCAGACATCCCGCTTCAGAATGTCTCCCCTGCCGGAATCAAAGACAACGTCACCGAGAATCAAATTCAAGTCACCACAAGAGGGAAGGGGGTTGAACTCTACGGCAATCGCGACGGCGCCGGATATTATCTGCAGAGGTCGCGGGGAGTAGCTCCAGGTAATCTGATTTATCCTGTATTCTCTGGTCGAGCACAAAGGTCGAATGGAAGTCAGGTTGACGTAGCTAGCGCGCATGCAGTTTGGCCTCATGATGCAAACATCGTCGCCCGAGTTGCGATGCTGGCAACCGCTCAGTTTCCGGAAGCTCTCCAATTTCGCCAGCTATGTCGGGATGTTCTGGGGTTCGATATAAACGTGATTCCGGGGGAGCATGGGCAGTACCTAGGAATTCAGGTCGACAGATTCTCCAGCATCAATATTGATGCCATGGGCACAGGTGTTGCGTCAGTATTGAATTTGATCGTCAGTCTTTGTGGGGCAAAGGGAAAGCTATTTCTGATTGAGGAGCCGGAGAACGACCTGCATCCGCATGCGCTTAAGGCGCTCCTGGCCGCCGTGCTAAAAGCAAGTGAATTCAACCAGTTCGTGATTACCACACACAGCAGCATCGTTCTCACAAGACTAGGCAGTCCAGAAAGCACTGTGGTTCTTCACGCTTCTGCGGATGGGGGTATCCCGCCCAGCACATCCTATGAAGTTGTTTCGACTTCAGCAGAGCGTGTAGACGTGCTGCAGGAGCTTGGTTACGAGGTTTCTGACCTGTACCTGAGCGACGGCTGGATGATCTTCGAGGAGTCGAGTGCTGAACGATTGGTTAGGCAATACCTTATCCCGTGGTTCGCCCCTGGACTGCGCGGGATGCGAACCGTAGCCGCTGGAGGAACAAGTCGTGTTGAGCCACTAGTCATTGACTTTGTGGAAATGCTGCTCTTTTCCCACCTCGAGCCCATGTATCGGCATAGGGCATGGGTGGTTGTGGATGGTGATACGAGTGGCCAAAAGGTAGTCTCCCAACTGGAGAGAAAATTCTCAAACTGGCCGTCCAGTCGCTTCTCTTTTTGGTCCAACAGTAAGTTCGAGGATTACTATCCTTCCCGATTCCAAAAGAGAGTGGCTGAGGTTTTTATCGAACAAGATAAAGCGCGCCTGCGGGCAGAAAAGAAACGACTGCTTGATGACCTGCTCGACTGGATCGCAGAAGATGAGGAGGTTGCTCGTGCCGAGTTTGAGGCGGCTGCTCACGAGGTCATCTCTTATCTGCGGTCAGTAGAGGAAGAGGTGATTGGCATGGGTAGGCCGAGGAGTGCGAGCGCGAGTGATTAG
- a CDS encoding transmembrane transport protein has protein sequence MSEHNDRARRDVPKELERALAAEVSLRARMRHVAVGLAGGCGAALIAVLWLTEPHPLPVRTRAAFAGLIAVGLAWAALAGWVLSRRRALFARDRVLGARLALAVTSVTGAVATALAAVRGTTPEALAVALAALALIATAGLLLARAHSRRRELLRLRDAFQKDAA, from the coding sequence ATGAGCGAGCACAACGACAGGGCACGCCGGGATGTGCCGAAGGAATTGGAGCGGGCGCTCGCGGCGGAGGTCTCGCTGCGCGCCCGTATGCGGCACGTGGCGGTGGGCCTCGCGGGAGGGTGCGGGGCGGCCCTGATCGCCGTGCTGTGGCTGACCGAACCGCACCCGCTCCCCGTGCGCACCCGGGCCGCCTTCGCCGGGCTGATCGCCGTCGGCCTGGCCTGGGCCGCCCTCGCCGGGTGGGTCCTGAGCCGCCGCCGAGCGCTGTTCGCCCGGGACCGGGTGCTGGGCGCCCGGCTCGCGCTCGCGGTCACCTCCGTGACCGGTGCCGTCGCCACGGCACTGGCCGCAGTCCGCGGCACCACCCCCGAAGCCCTGGCCGTCGCCCTGGCCGCCCTCGCCCTCATCGCCACCGCGGGCCTCCTCCTGGCCCGGGCACACTCCCGCCGCCGCGAGCTGCTGCGCCTGCGGGACGCCTTCCAGAAAGACGCTGCCTGA
- a CDS encoding RNA polymerase sigma factor: MSDDGRDGLLVVRCQLGEREAFHELVRVWHDPLWRYLRGMVGSPHIADDLAQEAWVAVVRGLPRLRQPERFAPWLFTIARRTVTDHLRQAYRTPETAEAETDAVADDGGGLVGVLTALEIEAGLGGLPPTEREVLILFHLEDLPLADCAEVLGVPPGTVKSRLHRARRMLRDVLVERGYEA, translated from the coding sequence GTGAGCGACGACGGACGCGACGGTCTGCTGGTGGTGCGCTGCCAGCTCGGGGAGCGGGAGGCGTTCCACGAGCTGGTGCGTGTCTGGCACGACCCGCTGTGGCGCTATCTGCGCGGCATGGTCGGATCCCCGCACATCGCGGACGATCTCGCCCAGGAGGCGTGGGTCGCGGTGGTGCGCGGGCTGCCGCGCCTGCGGCAGCCGGAACGGTTCGCCCCATGGCTGTTCACCATCGCCCGGCGCACGGTGACCGACCATCTGCGCCAGGCGTACCGGACCCCGGAGACCGCCGAGGCGGAGACGGACGCGGTCGCCGACGACGGTGGCGGTCTCGTCGGCGTCCTGACCGCGCTCGAGATCGAAGCGGGCCTGGGCGGGCTGCCGCCGACGGAACGCGAGGTGCTGATCCTCTTCCATCTGGAGGACCTGCCCCTGGCCGACTGCGCGGAGGTGCTCGGCGTCCCGCCGGGCACGGTCAAGAGCAGGCTGCACCGCGCGCGCCGCATGTTGCGGGACGTCCTGGTGGAGAGGGGATACGAGGCATGA
- a CDS encoding cytochrome c biogenesis CcdA family protein, whose protein sequence is MTDIGYLAAFLGGLLALLSPCSALLLPAFFAYSIDTTSKLMARTGIFYAGLATTLVPLGAAGSLAGRLLHGHRELMVTAGGWLIIALGAAQLLGKGFAFTFSSRRLAEAGGRIRPTTGLSVYALGLVHGLAGFCAGPILGSVLTVASLSAGPAYGALLLAVYALGMAVPLFVLALLWERYDLSRRRWLRGRTVRLGGRLRLHTTSALSGLLFITLGVLFLTTDGTAALPGLLSVDTSFAAEERVADLGGSVPDWILLTLLVAATAIVLAVRGWRGRERA, encoded by the coding sequence GTGACGGACATCGGCTATCTGGCCGCCTTCCTCGGCGGCCTCCTCGCTCTGCTCAGCCCGTGCAGCGCACTGCTCCTGCCCGCCTTCTTCGCGTACTCGATCGACACGACGTCCAAGCTCATGGCCCGTACCGGCATCTTCTACGCGGGTCTCGCCACGACCCTCGTGCCCTTGGGCGCGGCGGGCTCGCTCGCCGGGCGGCTCCTGCACGGCCACCGGGAGCTCATGGTCACCGCCGGCGGCTGGCTGATCATCGCGCTCGGCGCCGCGCAGCTCCTCGGCAAGGGCTTCGCCTTCACCTTCTCCTCCCGCCGCCTCGCCGAGGCCGGCGGCCGGATCCGCCCCACGACGGGACTCTCCGTCTACGCCCTCGGCCTCGTCCACGGCCTCGCGGGCTTCTGCGCGGGCCCGATCCTCGGCAGCGTCCTGACCGTGGCCTCCCTCAGCGCGGGCCCCGCCTACGGCGCCCTGCTCCTGGCCGTCTACGCCCTCGGCATGGCCGTCCCCCTCTTCGTCCTCGCCCTCCTCTGGGAGCGCTACGACCTCTCCCGCCGCCGCTGGCTCCGCGGCCGGACGGTCCGCCTCGGGGGGCGCTTGCGCCTCCACACGACCTCGGCCCTCTCCGGCCTCCTCTTCATCACCCTGGGCGTCCTCTTCCTCACCACCGACGGCACCGCCGCACTCCCGGGCCTGCTGTCGGTCGACACCTCCTTCGCCGCCGAGGAACGGGTCGCCGACCTGGGCGGCTCGGTCCCCGACTGGATCCTCCTGACCCTGCTGGTCGCGGCCACGGCGATCGTCCTGGCGGTGCGGGGGTGGCGGGGGCGCGAACGGGCGTGA
- a CDS encoding DsbA family protein, with protein MPLSRKPFALGAAVAAAAVLLGVVSYTAAAPDPTAPTAPTAGGSVAGASADPQADMYRELAELARRDPADPLAVGRADAPVVLIEYADFACGYCGKFARDTAPALVEKYVDSGTLRIEWRNLPIFGAESEAAARAAWAAGRQGRFWQFHAAAYAEGAKEKGFGAQRLKELAEEAGVKDLNRFARDAESGAARRAVAQDQQEAYGLGATSTPSFLVNGRPIAGAQPRETFEQAIAVEAAGAGKGAAR; from the coding sequence ATGCCCCTTTCCCGCAAGCCTTTCGCGCTCGGCGCGGCCGTCGCCGCGGCCGCCGTGCTGCTCGGCGTCGTCTCGTACACCGCCGCCGCACCCGACCCCACCGCCCCCACGGCCCCCACAGCAGGAGGCTCCGTCGCCGGGGCGTCCGCCGACCCGCAGGCCGACATGTACCGCGAGCTGGCGGAACTCGCCCGGCGCGACCCCGCCGACCCCCTCGCGGTCGGCCGCGCGGACGCACCCGTCGTCCTGATCGAGTACGCCGACTTCGCGTGCGGCTACTGCGGAAAGTTCGCGCGGGACACCGCGCCCGCGCTGGTCGAGAAGTACGTGGACAGCGGCACCCTGCGCATCGAGTGGCGCAACCTCCCGATCTTCGGCGCCGAGTCCGAAGCCGCGGCGCGCGCGGCCTGGGCCGCCGGACGGCAGGGCCGCTTCTGGCAGTTCCACGCGGCCGCGTACGCCGAGGGCGCGAAGGAGAAGGGCTTCGGCGCGCAGCGGCTGAAGGAGCTCGCCGAAGAGGCCGGGGTGAAGGACCTGAACCGTTTCGCACGGGACGCGGAGAGCGGCGCGGCGCGGCGCGCGGTCGCGCAGGACCAGCAGGAGGCGTACGGCCTGGGCGCGACGTCCACGCCGTCGTTCCTCGTCAACGGGCGCCCGATCGCGGGCGCGCAGCCACGGGAGACGTTCGAGCAGGCGATCGCGGTGGAGGCGGCCGGTGCGGGGAAGGGCGCCGCGCGGTGA